In Planktothrix serta PCC 8927, a single window of DNA contains:
- the prfC gene encoding peptide chain release factor 3, with protein MTTEIQTEIQTEIQAEVERRRNFAIISHPDAGKTTLTEKLLLYGGAIHEAGAVKVRRSQRHATSDWMAMEQQRGISITSTVLQFEYNNCQINLLDTPGHQDFSEDTYRTLAAADNAVMLEDAAKGLEPQTRKLFEVCKMRGLPIFTFINKMDRPGREPLELLDEIEKELGLKTYPVNWPIGMGDRFKGVFDRRQQQIHLFERSAHGSREALDTVLDLGDPRIEKFLDQDLYYQLKEDLELLEEVGSEFNFDQIHSGKMTPVFFGSAMTNFGVKLFLDSFLDYALKPGSHLSTLGEMPPEYPEFTGFVFKLQANMDAKHRDRVAFVRVCTGKFEKDMTVNHARTGKVIRLSRPQKLFAQERQSIEIAYPGDVIGLNNPGVFAIGDTIYMGKKLEYEGIPCFSPELFAYLRNPNPSKFKQFHKGVLELREEGAIQIMFSADESKRDPILAAVGQLQFEVVQFRLQNEYGAETSLDPLPYSVARWVTGGWDALNQAGRIFNAAVVKDSWDRPVLLFKNDWNCRQAEGDHPELKLSSIAPVVSVQNSQSGEEE; from the coding sequence ATGACTACAGAAATTCAAACTGAAATTCAAACTGAAATTCAAGCCGAGGTTGAGAGACGTCGTAACTTTGCGATTATTTCTCACCCTGATGCTGGAAAAACGACCCTGACAGAAAAATTGCTCCTCTACGGAGGTGCTATTCACGAAGCAGGTGCTGTTAAGGTACGCAGATCTCAACGTCATGCAACATCAGACTGGATGGCAATGGAGCAACAACGGGGAATTTCGATTACCTCAACAGTTTTGCAGTTTGAGTATAACAACTGTCAGATCAATCTGCTAGATACACCCGGACACCAAGATTTTAGTGAAGATACCTATCGTACCTTAGCCGCAGCAGATAATGCGGTTATGTTGGAAGATGCAGCTAAGGGATTAGAGCCGCAAACTCGCAAACTTTTTGAAGTCTGCAAAATGCGAGGTCTGCCTATTTTTACCTTTATTAATAAAATGGATCGTCCGGGTCGAGAACCCTTAGAATTATTGGATGAAATTGAAAAAGAATTAGGGTTAAAAACCTATCCGGTAAATTGGCCGATTGGTATGGGCGATCGCTTTAAAGGAGTGTTTGATCGTCGTCAACAACAAATTCATTTATTTGAACGCAGCGCCCACGGAAGTCGAGAAGCGTTAGATACGGTTTTAGATTTAGGTGATCCCCGGATTGAGAAATTCTTAGATCAGGATCTTTATTATCAGTTGAAAGAAGACTTAGAACTCCTTGAAGAAGTCGGCTCAGAATTTAATTTCGATCAAATTCATTCAGGAAAAATGACCCCAGTTTTCTTCGGAAGTGCCATGACTAATTTTGGGGTAAAATTATTCTTAGATTCCTTCTTAGACTATGCCTTAAAACCCGGTTCTCACCTAAGTACATTGGGGGAGATGCCACCGGAATATCCTGAGTTTACGGGCTTTGTATTTAAACTGCAAGCGAATATGGATGCCAAGCACCGAGATCGGGTTGCTTTTGTGCGAGTTTGTACCGGAAAATTTGAAAAAGATATGACGGTTAATCATGCTCGTACAGGAAAAGTAATCCGGCTTTCTCGTCCCCAAAAATTATTTGCTCAAGAACGACAATCGATTGAAATTGCCTATCCTGGGGATGTGATTGGATTAAATAATCCGGGGGTTTTTGCCATTGGGGATACGATTTATATGGGCAAAAAATTAGAATATGAAGGAATTCCCTGTTTCAGCCCGGAATTATTTGCCTATTTGAGAAATCCTAATCCTTCTAAGTTTAAACAATTCCATAAAGGGGTTTTAGAATTGCGAGAAGAAGGGGCAATACAAATTATGTTTTCCGCCGATGAATCTAAACGTGACCCGATTTTAGCTGCGGTAGGTCAACTACAATTTGAAGTCGTTCAGTTTAGATTACAAAATGAATATGGCGCCGAAACTTCCTTAGATCCTTTACCCTATAGTGTGGCTCGTTGGGTAACCGGAGGTTGGGATGCCTTAAATCAAGCGGGACGAATTTTTAACGCTGCTGTGGTTAAAGATAGTTGGGATCGTCCGGTTTTATTGTTTAAAAATGATTGGAATTGTCGTCAAGCCGAAGGCGATCACCCGGAGTTAAAATTAAGTTCCATTGCTCCGGTTGTTTCTGTGCAAAATTCTCAATCTGGGGAGGAAGAATAA
- the aqpZ gene encoding aquaporin Z, with protein sequence MPLTKRCLAEFMGTFWLVFGGCGSAVFAAAFPDSTNAIGIGLTGVAFAFGLTVLTMAYAIGHISGCHLNPAVSFGLWAGKRFSGGKDLALYIGSQVAGAIVASLVLYLIVSGKAGFDAVAFKSGSNPFATNGYGDHSPGGYNLFSALLHEFVLTFMFLMVIMGSTDRRAPQGFAPIAIGLGLTLIHLIGIPVTNVSVNPARSTGPALFIGGWAIQQLWLFWVAPILGGIAAALTYNSLFGESPSEPNS encoded by the coding sequence ATGCCACTGACTAAGCGATGTCTTGCCGAATTTATGGGAACATTTTGGCTAGTTTTTGGAGGGTGTGGATCGGCTGTTTTTGCTGCTGCATTTCCAGATTCGACGAATGCGATTGGTATTGGACTAACAGGAGTTGCATTTGCTTTTGGTTTAACCGTTTTAACGATGGCTTATGCCATTGGTCATATTTCCGGTTGCCATCTCAATCCTGCGGTTTCCTTTGGATTATGGGCAGGTAAACGCTTCTCTGGAGGCAAAGATTTAGCACTTTATATTGGATCTCAAGTTGCCGGAGCAATTGTAGCCTCTTTAGTGCTTTATTTAATTGTCAGTGGGAAAGCCGGATTTGATGCAGTAGCCTTTAAAAGTGGTTCTAACCCATTTGCAACCAATGGATATGGAGACCATTCTCCCGGCGGTTACAACTTATTTTCAGCCCTGCTGCATGAATTTGTGTTGACATTTATGTTCTTGATGGTGATTATGGGATCAACCGATCGCCGCGCACCTCAAGGATTTGCCCCCATTGCCATTGGTTTAGGATTAACCTTAATTCACTTAATCGGAATTCCAGTTACCAATGTATCTGTAAATCCTGCCCGTAGCACCGGCCCGGCATTGTTTATTGGCGGTTGGGCAATTCAGCAATTATGGTTATTCTGGGTCGCTCCTATTCTAGGAGGAATTGCCGCAGCTTTAACCTATAATAGTTTATTTGGTGAATCACCATCTGAACCCAATTCTTAA
- a CDS encoding B12-binding domain-containing radical SAM protein — translation MKTLLIYPEFPSTFWSYEKILELVNRKVLLPPLGLITVAAILPQTWEFKLVDRNITAVTQAEWDWAELVILSGMIVQKSDFIAQIQEAKRRGKLVAVGGPYPTSVPHEIETAGADFMILDEGEITLPMFVEAIERGETSGVFRTAEKPSVTLTPIPRYDLLELDAYDSMSVQFSRGCPFQCEFCDIIVLYGRKPRTKTPEQLLKELDYLYELGWRRSIFMVDDNFIGNKRNVKLLLKALKIWQAEHQYPFRFNTEASIDLADDAELMELMVECNFDAVFLGIETPDTSSLEMTKKYQNNRSPLLEAVDKIIRAGLRPMAGFILGFDGEKPGAGTRIIDFVEQSAIPTALFSMLQALPNTALWTRLEKEGRLINPKKFDINQTTLINFVPTRPVEEIAQEYIETFWQLYDPERYLERTYRCFLKLGAPKCHPPGKFPSLVDLKALAIVIWRQGLKRKTRWKFWLYLFSIIKHNPAVWDHYLTLCAHNEHFLEYRQIVRTEIEQQLAEYQAQKAQLPTKIPA, via the coding sequence ATGAAAACTTTATTGATTTATCCTGAATTTCCGTCTACATTTTGGTCGTATGAAAAAATCCTAGAATTAGTCAATCGCAAAGTCTTATTACCGCCCTTGGGATTAATTACAGTTGCTGCAATTTTACCTCAAACCTGGGAATTCAAACTTGTTGATCGCAATATTACTGCTGTGACTCAAGCCGAATGGGACTGGGCTGAATTAGTGATTTTATCAGGAATGATTGTACAAAAATCTGATTTTATCGCCCAAATTCAAGAAGCGAAAAGACGAGGAAAATTAGTCGCTGTTGGTGGCCCATATCCCACTTCTGTTCCCCATGAAATTGAAACGGCTGGGGCTGATTTTATGATTTTAGATGAAGGGGAAATCACCCTACCGATGTTTGTAGAAGCCATTGAACGGGGAGAAACTTCTGGGGTATTTCGTACCGCAGAAAAACCCAGTGTCACCTTAACTCCAATTCCCCGTTATGATTTATTAGAATTAGATGCTTATGATTCCATGTCCGTGCAGTTTTCACGGGGCTGTCCGTTTCAATGTGAATTTTGCGATATTATTGTGCTTTATGGTCGCAAACCCCGGACGAAAACCCCAGAACAATTATTAAAGGAATTAGACTATCTCTATGAATTAGGATGGCGACGGTCAATTTTCATGGTAGATGATAACTTTATTGGCAATAAACGTAATGTTAAATTACTATTAAAAGCCCTAAAAATTTGGCAAGCCGAACATCAATATCCCTTCCGGTTTAATACAGAAGCGTCCATCGATTTAGCGGATGATGCTGAATTAATGGAGTTGATGGTTGAGTGTAACTTTGATGCGGTTTTCTTGGGAATTGAAACCCCAGATACCAGTAGTTTAGAAATGACCAAAAAATATCAAAATAACCGCAGTCCGTTATTAGAAGCCGTTGATAAAATAATCCGGGCGGGGTTAAGGCCAATGGCGGGATTTATTCTAGGGTTTGATGGTGAAAAACCCGGTGCGGGAACTCGAATTATTGACTTTGTAGAACAATCAGCAATTCCAACAGCTTTATTTAGTATGTTACAAGCCTTACCGAATACGGCGTTATGGACTCGTTTAGAAAAAGAAGGACGGTTAATTAATCCTAAAAAATTTGATATTAACCAAACCACCTTAATTAACTTTGTTCCCACCCGTCCCGTTGAAGAAATTGCTCAAGAATATATTGAAACCTTCTGGCAATTATATGATCCTGAACGGTATTTAGAACGCACCTATCGCTGTTTCTTAAAGTTAGGCGCACCCAAATGTCATCCTCCGGGTAAATTCCCCAGCCTGGTTGATTTAAAAGCCTTAGCCATTGTCATTTGGCGACAAGGGTTGAAACGCAAAACCCGATGGAAATTCTGGCTATATTTATTTAGCATTATCAAACATAATCCCGCCGTCTGGGATCATTATTTAACCTTATGCGCCCACAATGAACATTTCTTAGAATATCGCCAAATTGTCAGAACTGAAATTGAACAACAGTTAGCGGAATATCAAGCCCAAAAAGCTCAACTTCCTACCAAAATTCCCGCATAA
- a CDS encoding peroxiredoxin — translation MAVKVGDIAPDFTLTSQTGESVSLKDFQGKKSVVLYFYPKDDTPGCTAEACAFRDSYQVFKDAGAEVIGISSDTAQSHQQFATKYNLPFILLSDTGNKVRQLYGVPATMWVLPGRVTYIIDQDGIVRHLFDSMLEFQRHVEEALTTLKALPIS, via the coding sequence ATGGCCGTCAAAGTAGGAGATATTGCTCCTGATTTCACCTTAACTTCGCAAACGGGCGAATCAGTTAGCCTCAAAGACTTCCAGGGGAAAAAATCCGTTGTCCTCTACTTTTATCCCAAGGATGATACTCCCGGTTGTACCGCAGAAGCTTGCGCGTTTCGAGATAGTTATCAAGTCTTTAAAGATGCTGGGGCGGAAGTGATTGGCATTAGTTCAGACACAGCCCAATCTCATCAACAGTTTGCCACAAAATACAATCTTCCCTTTATTTTATTGAGTGATACGGGAAATAAAGTTCGTCAACTCTATGGGGTTCCGGCGACGATGTGGGTTTTACCCGGTCGCGTTACCTATATTATCGATCAAGACGGCATAGTCCGACACCTATTTGATTCTATGTTGGAATTTCAGCGCCATGTTGAAGAAGCTTTAACCACCCTCAAAGCCCTTCCGATTTCTTAA
- a CDS encoding AbrB family transcriptional regulator: protein MNIDYQNSLTHLRQELSQTLPQVTHLLPQFMLAVGVGYLFNRLHVPVGWLIGPMIAGIIYAAFHGKPQPLPPIFFIVGQAIVAIATATGFSLHTLGLMRTYAFPLMICILVTGGMSVVNGYFLGRWGNIDRATGFLSCVPGASYSLIAMSEAMGADAIAVALLQYLRILLVAIIVPTLVGFWFAGDGTIHSVVSIPLQTLPALSPLFNLAILGSCGTLGIILGEKFHLPSSLFFGPFLVSLMIFWTVPYSLEMPSLLFTIGLLFVGFSIGLKFDWNNAKKLGKAVLLEIVLVLILILFCLGAGYLFHQITQVDTMTAILGSTPGGITAMIATVIQLGGDSGIVLAMQMTRMLLILLISPWFGNVLIKSQKQSHPT from the coding sequence ATGAATATAGACTATCAAAATAGCCTCACCCACTTGAGGCAAGAATTATCCCAAACTTTGCCCCAAGTTACCCACCTCCTGCCTCAATTTATGTTGGCTGTGGGGGTGGGCTATTTATTTAATCGGTTGCACGTTCCTGTAGGATGGCTGATTGGCCCGATGATCGCGGGAATTATTTATGCTGCGTTTCACGGTAAACCCCAACCCCTACCCCCGATCTTTTTTATCGTTGGTCAAGCTATCGTTGCGATCGCTACGGCTACAGGGTTTTCACTCCATACCCTAGGGTTAATGAGGACTTATGCCTTTCCCCTGATGATTTGTATTCTGGTCACAGGGGGTATGAGTGTGGTGAATGGCTATTTTTTAGGACGCTGGGGGAATATTGATCGGGCGACGGGTTTTCTCAGTTGTGTTCCTGGGGCGAGTTACAGTTTGATTGCTATGAGTGAGGCAATGGGGGCTGATGCGATCGCCGTTGCTCTGTTACAATATCTGCGGATTCTATTAGTTGCAATTATTGTTCCTACCCTCGTCGGCTTCTGGTTTGCGGGTGATGGGACTATCCATTCTGTAGTATCTATTCCCCTTCAGACTTTACCCGCTTTATCACCGCTTTTCAACTTAGCAATTCTGGGAAGTTGTGGTACGTTAGGGATTATATTAGGGGAAAAGTTTCATTTACCTTCCTCCTTATTTTTTGGGCCGTTTCTCGTTAGTTTAATGATTTTTTGGACAGTCCCCTATTCCCTTGAAATGCCCTCCTTGCTATTTACCATTGGGTTATTATTTGTGGGGTTTTCTATTGGGTTAAAGTTTGATTGGAATAATGCCAAGAAATTAGGGAAAGCTGTTTTACTTGAAATTGTCTTAGTTCTGATATTAATCCTGTTCTGTTTAGGCGCGGGCTATCTATTTCATCAAATCACCCAAGTTGATACCATGACGGCTATATTGGGTTCTACACCCGGAGGAATTACAGCCATGATCGCAACGGTAATTCAACTCGGAGGAGATTCAGGGATTGTATTAGCGATGCAAATGACCCGAATGTTATTGATCTTATTAATTAGTCCTTGGTTTGGCAATGTATTAATTAAAAGTCAAAAACAATCTCACCCAACCTAG
- a CDS encoding acyl-CoA dehydrogenase family protein: MSELLQQTESYLKQKISPDANQIDGCSKLLQKAFNGLGALGVLGLRIPHRWGGPQLDAETCFQFQELIARYSGALAFLQTQHQSVAAMLIQSYNTQLQAEYLPRMSQGNAKIGVGFSHLRRLGNPSIIAIPVRGGYQLNGFVPWVTGWGIFEEFVVAATLPDNQSVWGLVPFSEQKIGESAIKLSSPMSLCAMTSTNTVTATFTQWFLPEEKVVSIHPVGWMQENDQTKVLQASFLALGCARAGLEIVETAFKKTEFSFIQDAFNSLNQELNQCRSQIFAAQNHPQTINTSEKYQLRAWAIELAVRCAQAAVTVSSGAANLNSHSAQRIYREALVFTVSGQTTELMKATLEKIKNCKVL; this comes from the coding sequence GTGTCTGAACTTTTACAACAAACAGAATCCTATTTAAAACAAAAGATTTCCCCCGATGCTAATCAGATTGATGGTTGTTCAAAATTACTTCAAAAAGCATTTAATGGATTAGGAGCATTAGGAGTTTTGGGATTAAGAATTCCTCACCGTTGGGGAGGGCCACAACTCGATGCCGAAACCTGTTTTCAATTTCAAGAATTAATCGCCCGTTATTCAGGAGCGTTAGCCTTTTTACAAACCCAACATCAAAGTGTTGCTGCGATGTTGATTCAAAGTTATAACACTCAATTACAAGCCGAATATTTACCCCGAATGAGTCAGGGAAATGCTAAAATCGGTGTAGGCTTTTCCCATTTAAGACGATTAGGAAATCCCTCAATCATTGCTATTCCTGTAAGGGGAGGCTATCAACTCAATGGCTTTGTTCCTTGGGTAACAGGATGGGGAATTTTTGAAGAATTTGTAGTTGCTGCAACGTTACCCGATAATCAATCTGTGTGGGGGTTAGTACCATTTTCAGAACAAAAAATAGGGGAAAGTGCGATTAAATTAAGTTCTCCTATGTCTCTCTGTGCTATGACTTCCACCAATACGGTAACAGCAACTTTTACCCAATGGTTTTTACCTGAAGAAAAAGTAGTTTCTATTCATCCCGTTGGCTGGATGCAAGAAAATGATCAAACCAAAGTTTTACAAGCCAGTTTCTTAGCGTTAGGCTGTGCTAGAGCAGGATTAGAGATTGTAGAAACAGCTTTTAAAAAAACAGAGTTTTCCTTTATTCAAGATGCCTTTAATTCCTTAAATCAAGAACTCAATCAATGTCGTTCTCAAATATTTGCGGCTCAAAATCATCCTCAAACTATTAATACTTCCGAAAAATATCAACTCCGCGCCTGGGCGATAGAATTAGCCGTGCGTTGCGCCCAGGCTGCGGTCACAGTCTCCAGTGGTGCCGCCAATTTAAACAGCCATTCCGCTCAAAGAATCTATCGAGAAGCGTTAGTTTTTACGGTGTCCGGTCAAACAACAGAATTAATGAAGGCTACCCTAGAAAAAATCAAGAATTGTAAGGTTTTATAA
- a CDS encoding Uma2 family endonuclease, whose amino-acid sequence MSPPQETLLNGIILPPTQDELPFDDGVPMETQRHKLQMDLLIDQLIPWLEPREDGYVGGNMFLYFSLAQVRNQDFKGPDFFAVLGVPKKERKSWVVWEEGKAPDVIIELLSPSTAQEDKTNKKLIYQNQVRVPEYFWYDPFNPDDWAGFTLKNGIYEPIILDQQGRLLSQQLGLSLLRWSGVYKTVETVWLRWATPEGEILPTPDELSAQKAEEAQHQAEQAQRQAEQAQLQAEQAQFQAEQAQQRSQELEALLNRYRQQFGELPESSSDHF is encoded by the coding sequence ATGTCACCACCACAAGAAACACTCCTAAATGGGATAATATTACCGCCCACACAAGATGAACTACCCTTTGACGATGGAGTCCCCATGGAAACCCAACGCCATAAACTGCAAATGGATTTACTGATTGATCAGTTAATTCCTTGGTTAGAACCGCGAGAAGATGGTTATGTTGGGGGTAATATGTTCCTCTATTTTAGTTTAGCCCAAGTGCGAAACCAAGACTTCAAAGGCCCCGATTTTTTTGCCGTATTAGGAGTTCCCAAAAAAGAACGAAAAAGTTGGGTCGTTTGGGAAGAAGGAAAAGCACCCGATGTGATCATTGAACTGTTATCACCCAGTACCGCCCAAGAAGATAAAACCAACAAAAAACTCATCTATCAAAATCAAGTTCGAGTTCCTGAATATTTCTGGTATGATCCCTTTAATCCCGATGATTGGGCAGGATTTACATTGAAAAATGGTATTTATGAACCGATTATTTTAGATCAACAAGGACGCTTACTCAGTCAACAATTAGGCTTATCATTACTGCGATGGTCAGGTGTTTATAAAACTGTCGAAACAGTATGGTTAAGATGGGCAACTCCAGAGGGTGAAATTCTTCCCACACCCGATGAATTATCCGCCCAAAAAGCCGAAGAAGCTCAACATCAAGCCGAACAAGCCCAACGCCAAGCTGAACAAGCCCAACTTCAAGCTGAACAAGCTCAATTTCAAGCTGAACAAGCCCAACAGCGTTCCCAAGAGTTAGAAGCGTTGCTCAACCGCTACCGTCAACAGTTCGGCGAATTACCCGAATCTAGTTCTGATCACTTTTAA
- a CDS encoding tetratricopeptide repeat protein — MNPAEKESLERQYGAERIRKMERSKQVQKVIMILSMVSFFGASIFGLGKVFKGVFDKEPQPTQPTEEQSATALLQKQEKGYETVLKREPNNPTALEGLLNVRLQQNNIKEAIEPLETLVKLYPDRQDYQNSLTELKQKNKK, encoded by the coding sequence ATGAATCCCGCCGAGAAAGAATCCTTAGAAAGGCAATATGGAGCAGAGCGTATCCGCAAAATGGAACGCTCTAAGCAAGTACAAAAAGTCATTATGATCCTATCAATGGTATCTTTTTTTGGAGCCAGTATTTTTGGATTAGGGAAAGTTTTCAAAGGAGTCTTTGACAAAGAACCTCAACCGACTCAACCCACAGAAGAACAATCTGCAACCGCTTTATTACAAAAACAAGAAAAAGGCTATGAAACGGTATTAAAACGGGAACCCAATAACCCAACAGCTTTAGAAGGGTTGCTAAATGTTCGACTACAACAGAATAATATTAAGGAGGCAATTGAACCGTTAGAGACGTTAGTTAAATTATATCCTGATCGGCAGGATTATCAAAATTCATTAACTGAATTAAAACAGAAAAATAAAAAATAA
- a CDS encoding nucleotidyltransferase family protein has product MKHLDYWIKQQKQQQLEDQIRTEQARTEVQAIVKVLIERFSIKKIILFGSLVRGKFHENSDIDLAVEGVPKRDYFTAVAIANNLTSRWVDLKPLEDLEPHFRERVLATGESVYEANVSK; this is encoded by the coding sequence ATGAAACATTTAGACTACTGGATAAAACAGCAAAAACAGCAACAGTTAGAAGATCAAATTAGAACAGAACAAGCCAGAACAGAAGTTCAAGCGATTGTTAAAGTATTAATAGAACGATTTTCTATTAAAAAAATTATTCTGTTTGGTTCTTTAGTTCGAGGAAAATTTCATGAAAACTCTGATATTGATTTAGCGGTAGAAGGAGTTCCCAAAAGGGATTATTTTACAGCCGTTGCGATCGCTAACAACCTAACATCCCGATGGGTAGATTTAAAACCCCTAGAAGACTTAGAACCTCACTTTCGAGAAAGGGTTTTAGCCACAGGAGAATCTGTTTATGAAGCCAATGTCAGCAAGTAA
- a CDS encoding ribonuclease toxin HepT-like protein encodes MKPMSASKIRELATDIEIELERLGRLELAIAQVHEEIRRDPERSAIFYESLALKLHNFYTGCERIFQLIVSELNGSLPSSFDWHKRLLNRMSIEREGLPAVLTSDTVVRLNEYLGFRHIVRNLYGFELDPNRLEKLVEHYPTVWHQVNFELREFINWLRQLSEQLE; translated from the coding sequence ATGAAGCCAATGTCAGCAAGTAAAATTAGAGAACTAGCGACGGATATTGAAATTGAGTTAGAACGTTTAGGAAGGTTGGAATTAGCGATCGCTCAAGTCCATGAGGAAATTCGACGTGATCCAGAAAGATCGGCAATTTTTTATGAAAGTCTAGCCTTAAAGTTACATAACTTTTATACAGGTTGTGAGCGGATTTTTCAACTCATTGTTTCTGAATTAAATGGTTCTTTACCCTCAAGTTTTGATTGGCATAAAAGACTTTTAAATAGAATGAGTATAGAAAGAGAAGGGTTGCCAGCAGTTTTGACTTCAGACACAGTTGTTCGGTTAAATGAGTATCTAGGTTTTAGGCATATTGTTAGAAATTTGTATGGTTTTGAATTAGATCCAAACAGGCTAGAAAAACTTGTTGAACATTATCCTACGGTTTGGCATCAAGTTAACTTTGAACTCAGAGAATTTATCAATTGGCTTAGACAACTCTCTGAACAGTTAGAATAA
- the aepX gene encoding phosphoenolpyruvate mutase, protein MIRKITKLRQLLDSQQLEFLMEAHNGLSARIVEETGFKGIWASGLSISAALGVRDNNEASWTQVLEVLEFMSDATSIPILLDGDTGYGNFNNVRRLVKKLEQRGIAGVCIEDKVFPKTNSFINGTAQPLADIDEFCGKIKAAKDAQLDEDFVVIARIEAFIAGWGLSEALKRAEAYHQAGANGILIHSSLRVPDEILAFKQEWGNRCPVVIVPTKYYTTPTQVFRDYQFSIAIWANQVCRAAITAMQQATKRIFTEENLLNIEEDIVPVSEVFRLQGALELQAAEKRYLPQNQKQSSALLLAASRGIELGEFTLDKPKCMLELRGKPLLSQVADTYRMVGIKEITVVRGYKKEVINLPNLNYIDNDDYDSTGELISLQLGLQKFSEGNQDLIIGYGDVLFKKYVLQLLLDNNHDFVVVVDANSQGQSNSVRPDYVSCSLPNSKQAFYTEVYLQQINNQLSKSESCGMWTGTLKVSSQGQNILRDTLKTLLLEETAQKQGRMPTLINEIIKLGYPIQVIYITGNWLDVDEIEDMIKAGSF, encoded by the coding sequence ATGATCAGGAAAATAACTAAGTTGAGACAATTGCTGGACTCACAACAGTTAGAGTTTCTCATGGAAGCTCATAATGGATTAAGTGCTAGAATTGTAGAAGAAACTGGGTTTAAAGGCATTTGGGCGAGTGGTCTTTCCATCTCCGCAGCGCTAGGCGTTCGAGATAATAATGAGGCTAGTTGGACACAAGTGTTAGAAGTGCTTGAATTTATGTCCGATGCCACATCCATTCCAATTTTGTTGGATGGAGATACGGGTTATGGTAACTTTAATAATGTTCGTCGTTTAGTTAAAAAATTAGAACAACGGGGAATTGCTGGCGTTTGCATAGAAGATAAAGTCTTTCCTAAAACCAACAGTTTTATCAATGGAACAGCCCAACCTTTAGCGGATATTGACGAATTTTGTGGAAAAATTAAGGCAGCTAAAGATGCTCAATTAGATGAAGATTTTGTCGTGATTGCTAGAATTGAAGCGTTTATTGCTGGATGGGGTTTATCGGAAGCTTTAAAACGAGCCGAAGCTTATCATCAAGCTGGAGCGAATGGGATTTTAATTCACAGTTCCTTACGAGTCCCCGATGAAATTTTAGCGTTTAAACAAGAGTGGGGAAATCGATGCCCTGTTGTGATTGTTCCCACTAAATATTATACCACACCGACTCAAGTTTTTCGAGATTATCAATTTTCAATTGCCATCTGGGCTAATCAGGTTTGTCGAGCCGCCATAACAGCAATGCAGCAAGCAACAAAACGAATTTTTACAGAAGAAAATTTATTAAATATTGAAGAAGATATTGTTCCCGTTTCAGAAGTTTTTAGATTACAAGGAGCTTTAGAATTACAAGCGGCTGAAAAGCGTTATCTTCCTCAAAATCAAAAACAAAGCAGTGCCTTACTCTTAGCCGCATCAAGAGGAATTGAGTTGGGAGAATTTACCCTCGATAAACCTAAGTGTATGCTGGAGTTAAGGGGCAAACCTTTACTCTCTCAAGTGGCAGATACTTACCGAATGGTTGGGATTAAAGAGATTACTGTGGTTCGCGGATATAAGAAAGAGGTTATTAATTTACCCAATCTCAATTATATTGACAACGATGATTATGACTCAACAGGGGAATTGATATCACTTCAGTTAGGCTTACAAAAATTTTCAGAAGGAAATCAGGATTTAATCATCGGTTATGGCGATGTTTTATTTAAAAAGTATGTCTTGCAACTGTTATTAGATAATAATCATGATTTTGTAGTAGTTGTTGATGCAAATAGCCAAGGTCAATCTAATTCTGTTCGCCCAGATTATGTTAGTTGTTCATTACCCAATTCTAAACAAGCTTTTTATACTGAGGTTTATTTACAGCAAATTAACAATCAACTTTCAAAATCGGAAAGTTGTGGGATGTGGACAGGAACTTTAAAAGTTTCTAGTCAAGGTCAAAATATCTTACGGGATACCTTGAAAACTTTACTGTTAGAAGAAACTGCACAGAAACAAGGAAGAATGCCAACCTTAATCAATGAAATTATTAAGCTTGGATATCCAATTCAGGTAATTTATATTACTGGCAATTGGTTAGATGTCGATGAAATTGAAGATATGATTAAAGCAGGGAGTTTCTAA